The DNA segment GTATTAAAATACCTTAAATCATCTCACTGTCAAGTGTTTTCATTCCATTTCTTATCCTTCTCGGATAGTAGAGTCTTTTGCAAAAGTCGATATTTGAAGCAGCCCCCTTTCTGTCCTTCGGACATCCTTCCCCCGTTTCGGGGGCAGGAAAATATGCCAGCGGTGCAGCAGAATACCTTTGCCTGGCCAAGAAAGGTTGGTAAGCAGAAACTTCCCTTGCCCCCGGAACGGGGGAAAGGGATAGGGTTAGGGGGTTTCAACTTTTGCAAAAGCCTCTATTTTATACGGGATTTTTTGATATTAATTTTGTATATTGATAATTATCAATTAGTTTTACTTCACTTTTTATTGATTTCGAATGCTGAGGATCCCCTATGAGTTTCCTGATCATCGGACTTGCTGTTCTTTCATTTGTCTACGGATATATCGGATTACGGATTCTGGTTCCATCCCCGTTCAGCACAATCACTCAGGTCATCCTGTGGGCTGTGCTGGCGACCTTCCTGCTCATGCCTCCGGTTTCTCTTGTGTTCCGGTTTACAGGATTCAAGCCTTTCTGGAGCGATGCGTTTGCCTGGGCAGCCTATATAGGTCTCGGATTCTTCAGTCTTGTCTTTGCTTTCCTTGTGGCCAGGGATCTGCTCCTTTTAGTCACGGTTTCGGCGGATTACTCATTCTCTTTCATCAAAACCTTAATGGGAAACAGCGGAGCATCATCACTTTTTTTAAGTCCCGTGCGCCGTCATTTCCTGGTGAATGTCACGAATCTGGGGATACTCGGCATCACCGCACTCTTGTGCATGTATGGATTTTACGAGGCTCGCCGCACCCCCCGTATCGTTCAAATTTCTGTTCCGGTGAAAGACCTTCCGTCCGATCTGGAAGGATTCCGCATTGCGCAGATCACCGATCTGCATGTCGGTCCGACAGTCAAAGGGGGCTTCGTGCAATCTGTTGTCGACCGGGTAAAAAGCCTCCATCCGGATGCCATCGCAGTGACCGGCGATGTAGTGGACGGCTCGGTGCCGGAAATAGGGAAGGATGTGGCCCCTCTGGGGGAACTCTCCGCCCCTTTCGGGAAGTATTTCATAACCGGCAACCATGAATACTACTCCGGCGTCGAACCCTGGATAGAGGAAATGAAGCGGCTCGGATTCATCGTTCTTCTCAATGAACACCGGGTTATAAAGCGCGGCGACGGCAGTATCCTGCTGGCCGGAGTGACCGATTACAGCGCCGGAAGAATTCACGGGAATCATGCGTCAAGCCCGGAAGCGGCCATCTCGGGCGCGCCTCCCTGCGATGTAAAAATTATCCTTGCACACCAGCCGAGCAGTATCTTCGCCTCCTCGCGGGCCGGTTTCGATCTGCAGATCACCGGTCATACCCACGGGGGACAGTATTTTCCCTTAAAATACCTGGTGGGTTTACATGAACCTTATGTCTCCGGCTGGCGCCTTCACGACAAAACTTTCATCTATGTGTCCCGCGGCGCCGGATACTGGGGCCCTCCCCTGCGCATAGGGGTTCCGTCCGAGATAACGGTATTTACCCTGAATCGCGCCAGATGAAACAACCTTCTCTATCCTAAAAAAACACCCACGCCTTTGAAAGCATGGGTGTTTTGTTAAGACAGCGCTGTTGATCAATACATATCATCCATGCCGTGGCCGTGCCCGCCGGCAGGCATCGGCGCTTTTTTCTCCGGCAGCTCGCTGACCACCGCTTCGGTGGTGAGGAGCATTGATGAGATAGAAGCAGCATTCTCCAGGGCGATACGAACCACCTTGGTCGGATCGATGACACCGGCCTTGATGAGGTCTTCGTATTGTTCGGTTGCAGCATTGAATCCCTCATTTTCGGGTAGCTCGAGGATTTTCATCACTACAATCGAGCCTTCGATGCCGGTATTGTTGGCGATCTGTTTGGCCGGTTCACGAAGCGCCTTCTTCACGATCTCGACGCCGACCGCTTCATCTCCGGAAGCTTTCACCTTTGAAACCGCTTCAATGGACCTGAGCAGCGCCACTCCGCCGCCGACCACGATGCCTTCCTCGACCGCAGCACGGGTGGCGTGGAGAGCATCCTCGAAACGGGCCTTCTTCTCCTTCATCTCTGTCTCGGTCGTGGCGCCGACTTTGATTACCGCCACACCGCCGGAGAGCTTGGCCAGACGTTCCTGGAGTTTCTCACGGTCGTAATCGGAGGTAGTCTCCTCGACTTGGTTGCGGAGCTGGGCTATTCTGCCCTGGATTTCCTTGGTTTTGCCGCCGCCTTTGACTATTGTGGTGTTGTCCTTGTCGATAACCACCCTGCCTGCTTTGCCCATATCGGAGATAGTGACATTTTCAAGTTTGAAACCGATCTCTTCAGAGATGACCTTGCCGCCGGTAAGAGTGGCGATATCCTCGAGCATCGCTTTGCGGCGGTCGCCGTAGCCGGGGGCTTTGACGGCCACTGCTTTGAGTACTCCGCGAAGCTTGTTGACCACCAGAGTCGCCAGCGCTTCACCCTCGATATCCTCGGCGATGATCAGGAGCTCCTTTCCCATCTGGCTGATCTTTTCAAGGATCGGAAGAATGTCCTTCATCCCCGAAATCTTCTTGTCGTGGATCAGCACGAGCGGCTCTTCAAGAACTGCTTCCATGGTGTCCGGATTGGTTACAAAATACGGGGAGATATAGCCGCGGTCGAACTGCATTCCCTCCACCACTTCGAGGGTGGTTTCGATACTTTTGGCTTCCTCGATGGTTATAACGCCGTCTTTCCCCACCTTATCCATTGCATCGGAAATTAAATCCCCGATAGAGGAATCGTTATTGGCGGAAATGGTGCCGACCTGGGCGATTTCATTTTTCCCGGACACCGGCCGGGAGATTTTTCTCAGATGCGCCACAGCGGCGGCAACCGCACGGTCGATGCCTTTTTTCAGCTCCATCGGATTCGAACCGGCGGTGACATTTTTCAATCCCTCGGCAAAAATCGCCTGGGCAAGAACGGTTGCGGTGGTGGTGCCGTCGCCGGCGACATCGGATGTTTTTGTTGCGACCTGCTTGAGCATCTGTGCGCCGACATTTTCGTATTTATCTTCCAACTCGATTTCTTTTGCCACACTGACACCGTCCTTGGTGACTGTGGGAGCGCCGAATTTTTTCTCCAGAAGAACATTCCGTCCTTTCGGCCCAAGAGTGACCTTAACCGCATTGGCCATTTTATCAACGCCGGCTTTAAGTTTGGAGCGGGCGTCTGCATCATATCGAATTTCTTTTGCCATATTCTTCAATCCTCCGAGCAGCGAATGGTTTACGATTATTCTAAAACGGCGAGAATGTCAGTTTCGGACATGATAAGGTAATTCTTGCCCTCGTATTTTAGCTCCGTTCCTCCGTATTTGGAGTACAGAACCTTATCTCCGGTTTTGACATTCATGGCAATGACCTTGCCGTTTTCATCAATCCGTCCGGGTCCGACTGCAACGATTTCACCTTCCTGAGGTTTTTCTTTTGCTGTATCCGGGATGATGATACCGCCCGAAGTTTTGTTTTCGAGATCTTCTTTCGGCGCGATGATCACTCTGTCTGCCAAAGGTCTGATATTCAATGGTGCTCCTCCTGTAACAGCGGGTTAAAGTATATTGGAAACATAGCGGATACTGCATCTTCGTTTTTCATTTCTCCTGCCTGGTAACCTTGACAAAATTCTTCAGGAAACAATTCTCATGGTTGCAAAATATATGCCGCACTAATATATATTTATGTAACATATTGGTAATAATAAATTTCAAATTTTATTGAAGGAGCAGGTATTCGACTTTCCATGTCAGGGACTGCCATTAAGGCATATATGGCAGAATGTGGCAAATCGACCTGCCACCATTCTGGATGCTTTTTACATCCCGGCCATAAGCGTGGTATAGATTCGGGCGGCTTTGAATATCTGATCCAATTCCACCCACTCGTCCGCGGTGTGCGCCTGGGCGATATTTCCCGGGCCGCACAGCACTGAGGGAATTCCCATCTCGATCATTACCATGGAAAAAGCCACTCCCGGACAGCCGCCGATCACCGCCTCTTTTCCGGTCGCTTTGCGAAAGGCTTCGGCCACCAGCAGGGTGAGAGGATGGTCTGAGGCGATGAATTCGGCTTTCAGTTTTCCGGACTTGTCGCGCCAACCTTTCGGTTCATCCGCCTCACTGACATCCATGCCAAACTCCCTTCGCATCCGTTCCATAAACACGTCAACCTGTCCCTGGACGAGTTCCGGAGGCGTTTCCGGGATAAGGCGCGAATCGAGGCAGACAATGCAGCGATCCGGAACAGCAGCCAGGTACAGACCGCCTTCGATTTTTTCAAAATTGCACGTGGAATTCCCGAAGATGGGATTGGAGACCTTGAGATAGGGAAGGTTGACGAATTCGGTGATGAACCGTGCGGCGTGGATGATTGCATTCACTCCCTTATCGGCTATCCCGGAATGAGCAGAGCGCCCTTTGAACTCGAAGCAGGTTGCGAAGCATCCCCGGTTGCCGATCTGCACTTCCAGTCCGGTGCCTTCGGCGGATATCATGCCTTCATACCCGCCGAGAAGGCCCTGGTCGCGCGCCCAATAATAGCCTGCGGCGCCGCCCCACTCCTCTTCGATATCGCTGAAAAAGGATATGCCGCCACGGGGTTTTATTCCCGCGCGAACAAGGGCTTTATAAGCGCAGAGAACCGCCGCCAGCCCGCCTTTCATGTCGCAGGTTCCCCGGCCGTACATCCTGCCTTCCACGATATTACCGGCAAATGGATCCACAGTCATTCCTTCCACCGGTTTGACATCCTGGTGGCCATTGAATAAAAAGCGGCCTTTCCCGCTAACCGCGCCGTAATCCGCAAAAAAGTTCGCCCGCTCAGCATCGTAGGGGTAAACACGAATAGGGATACCCAGGTCCCTGAACCAGCGTTCGTAGAAATCCACCATTCCTCTTCCCTCATGGTGAGTCAGGGAAGGTATGGCTACCAGGTCACGGGTCACCTGGATCAGTTCGTCGTCATCGATAAAGCGAAGCGCAGCCTTAATGTCAGTCACATCATTACCCTAATGTCTTTTCCTGTTGGATTCTGGATTCTATAAAAATATAGTGAGTTTTCAGCCGAAAAGAAAGTCTCTGGCCATCCCCATTTTTTATTCGGCGATAGACATGCCATATCACTTATCTTCTCTTTAAACAAAATCCCCCCGCCGCATAAGGCGGCGACCCCCTTATTAAGGGGGTAAAAGCTGCCTGCCAACATGATTCCCCCCTTAGTAAGGAGGGATGTCCGAAGGACAGGGGGGATTCGTCCTTCAAGAGGACTTGGACCCAAGAATATTTTCATAAATATATTCTCGTGGAACGATAAGCATCATTAAGAGTTACAAAAAATTGATTCAAATATCTGGGGGATGGCCGAAAAGAAAGTCTGAACAATGATTTTCAGGATTCAAGGATTACCATGATAAATCATACAAAATCAGGCCGATCATGAAATCATGCGAACCATGGTTCATACTTTCTCCCCGCCATCAATCCATGTGGAAAACTTCTTTGAGCGGAATGCAGACAGGGGAATGATCAGGATTGGTATCCATGATGTCGGCCATGTAATCCCACCATCTCCGCATGATCGGCAAACCGGACAGCTTGGCGGAAGTATTATCCGGGGATAGTTTCTGTACGGCGAAAAGAGTCAGGGTTTTTTCATCGAGAAAAATGGAGTAGTCTGAAATCCCTGCCCGGTTAAGCGCCTGGAAGAGCTCCGGCCATATCTTGTCATGACGGCGCCTGTACTCTTTCTCGTACCCCGGTTTCAATCTCATGGTGAATGCCGAGCGTTTCATTTACTTTCCTCCCAATTTTTTCTTTGCGAACTTTGCGAGAAACTATTTTGACATGATTTACAAGATTTTACAAGATTTAAATTCTTCATTTTTTCCTTTAATCCTGTGAATCCTGTGAATCCTGTCTAAATTTTCAAATATTTTCTTTTTGACATGATTGACAAGATTTTACAAGATTTTATGGCTGATTTTTCTAATCATGTGAATCTTGTGAATCCTGTCTAAATTTTCTTTTTCTTTGTTTTATTCATAAAACCCGAATTCATACGCTGCATCAAAAAGCGCCACTATGTTCTCCGGTGGAATACCATACTGTATATTATGGACGCTGTTGAAAACATAACCGCCGCCGGATTTAAACTGATTAATGTTTTTTCGGACCTCTTCACGGACAACATCCGGACCGACGAATGGAAGAACATGCTGTGAATCGACGCCGCCGCCCCAGAAAACGAGCCGATCTCCGAATTCCTTTTTCAGGTTCGCCGGATTCATGTTCACCAGTCCTATCTGCACCGGATTGAGAATATCCGCGCCGTTATCCAGAAGGTCGGGAATGTACTCATAGCAGCTCCCGCAGGTGTGGTACCATACCTTGGCCGATGTGAGGGATTTGATGTGCTGGACAAGCTTCTTCTGACGGGGTTTGACAATCGCCCGGTAAAACTTCGGGGAGAAGAGCGGCCCGCTCTGACCGGCCAGATCGTCTCCGATCATGACGACATCCACCAGATCGCCGACCCGGGCGAGGAAACCGGTATAGAAATCGAGCCAGAACTGAAGGGTTCGATCCATCACCGCCTCACAGAACGCGGGATTCTCGATGGTGTCGATAAACCACTGCTCCAGCCCACGCATATACCAGCAGATTTCATACACCACCCCGCCGATGCAGGTGCAGAGGGCTTTCGAAGATGTGGCGCGCATTCTGAGGGCTTCTTCCCGTACTCCGGTGAAACGGCTCCGGTCGCCGCCTTCAGGGAAGGGATAGCGCTCAACATCCCTGACAGTCGCTCCGGCCAGCGGATGATGAGAAATATCCATGTAGAGCTGCTGGTCATCCGGCATGGACCAGACCACGCCGAACTCGTCACGGAGGTCATGCCAGAGCCGTCCCTTACGGTAATTCTGCTCGATTGCGCCTCGAAAACTGTCAGGAGCATGGGCGCCGATATACCGGGTGTCCACGTGAAACCGGTTTAGTATCTCCTCACAGGGTTTCGCAAGCTGCTGAACCGGGTCGAGAATGGTCACAGTGTCCGTGATTCCCAGATATTCCAGCAACTCCTCATAAGCTCTTTTATGAATACCGGTCTGGAACCCGCCCAAGTCGATGGGAATCCGGTCGGGGATTTCGTGAAGGAGAGCGGCCTGCACCCTCTCACGTGAAGTCATCGTTTCGATATGTTCCATGGATTCTTTTCTCCTCAATCACACGAATCAGTGGTTCAGACTATTTTTATCCTGACTATCCGCGGTTCGGACATTCTTTCACACTCTCTCCCGCTCAATTATTTCCTGGTATCCGCACTCTTGGTAAGCGGTCAAAGGTACAGGATGCAGCCCTTTTCTCCGGTAAGATTCCATGACAACCGGGGTGGTGTCGGCATGGAGGAGCGCTTTTTCCAGTTCCATATTGGCGCCGATCAAGTCACGCAAATGTTGTTTTAGTTCTAAAGTAGAATAATCCACCAGAGCAGCCTTGGCCACCGACCGCTTGAGCGCATCAACCGATTTTAAAACCGAGGGAATCCGCTGCTCCGCCCGCGCCATCTGGTCAAGGGCAAAGCTCCAGTTTTTGGAAGGGTCATGGTTGAACACCACATCCCCTTGCAGAAGCTCGTGGAAAATGCAGGCCATCTGGTAATCTGCCTGTACCGAATGGTCGTCGTCGGCGGCATAGCGGGCGTTGAAGTGAAATCCTCCCCGTATCCCGAAGGCTATCAGAGTGCCCACAATCTGCTCGATATTGACGCCGTGATGGTGATGTCCCAGGTCCACCAGCACACCGCCGCGGTCGCCGAGCAGCCGCGCCAGCTCTCCTGCGGTTCCCCAGTCCGGAATCGTGGTGCTGTAAGTGCCCGGCTCGAACACCTTGTATTCGAAAAGCACCCGGTCCAGCTTTTCCCACTGCGCGGGAGAAACTATCCCTCTGAATTCAAGGACGCAGTCTTTCAGAAACGTGATTTTTTCCTGTAACTGACGCTGCCCCGGGTAATTGGTGCCGTCCGGAAACCAAAGGGTGAGAATGCCGTTCCCCAGTTCGGCGGCGATATTCGCTCCCAGAACGGTCTGCTCGACATACCGTTTTCTCATAACGGGATTCTGCGCGGAAAAGCTGCCATCCTCCGATCCGGCCAGGAAATAGGTGGGGCTGATGGAACCCATGGAGACCCCATGCGCCTCCAGCTCCCCTTTTACACGGCGGGCGGTTTCCCAATCTCCTTCTCTACCGTCGCGTGAGAGGAACCAGAGAATGTGCTGCCCGACAGCCGGAGTCGAGCGGGTCAGGGAGTGGATAAGGCCGATATCTTCGGCGATCTCCAGGGTGTTTCGTGCGGCGCCGCCGCTCCCTCCGCCCTCGAATCTTCCCCCGCCGCCGAAGCCGTTCCATACCTGCCAGCCTGGGACTTCCACAACAAATTTTCCGGTATAGTCAATCGCCCGCTCAACCGCTTCTTCGTCGAAGGAGGATTTGAGGTAGTCGAGGCCTTTTTGGATAAGGGCATCGAGATTATGAGGCATTATTTATTCCTTTCAATAAACAAATTATTATTCGTGCAATTTTACATGACGACATATTTTATTTCGTTTCTTCTCAAAATAGATGCCGAAACAAGTTCGGCATGACACGTGTCATCCTGAACTCGTTTCAGGATCTATACTCTCAAAACATGCGCAATTATTTATGTCGTCATGTATAGTTATGACACAATATATTACTCACACCTCTACCATTCTCTTATAGACAATGCCAACCAATGAACCTAAAATAACCGTTATCTCCCTTTCAATCACTTCACTTCCATTTGACTCGTCCACTTTTCGCGATACCGATACAACTTCTGTGCTGAATCTCCCGTAAAAGGGTTTACCTGCCGGTACTTTATATCGAACCCTGCGGTATCTACCTGATACGGATGAATTTCCATCAAGGCCGCCTTTCCGGCAATGGCCGCGCCGAGAGCGGTTGTTTCGGTGACCGGATTCCCGTTCCTGTCCGAAAGAGCGTAGACTGTATGGCCGGTGAATGTCGCAAGAAGCTTCCCGTAAAGAGGGTCTTTCGCACCGCCGGCCGTTATGACCAGAGGCGCGCTCCTTTCGGCTGAGATCGCCTCGACCTGGATTGCCGCAGTGAGGGCTGTGGTCAGGGTGGTCGCCAGGTATGAAGCTCCGTGAACGCCGAACAGGAATTCCTCGTTGATGATCCGCCCCTTCAGTTCCGGGAAGGGGCCGGTTCCGTGGTTGACCGGGCTGATATTGGGCAGGACGAAACAGTCGGCGGCCTCTGCCATACGTAAAAGGAGGCGCTCCCAGGGCTGGCTGAGCTTGTCGAAGCCAGCCCCGATCGAGAATATTTTCCCCCTCGATTCAGTCAACTTTTTCATGTGACGGAAATCATTCCCGCCGCCGTAACGGGCGGTGACCACCGGTTCGCCGTCCACTGTGCCCTGTACGAGAAGGTCGCGCCGCCAGCCGTCCGCAGGCAGGCTGAGCTTGTCGCACTTCGACAAGCTCAGTGCTCGGCCGCTGGCTGAGCCTGTCGAAGCCAGCTTGTCGAAGCCGCCGATCCGGGCGATCATGGTCCAGGTTCCCGCCTCCACCTGGATGACCGAATTTCCTGCAGCCTCCGGGAAAGACTGGTAAAAGGTGGAAATGACCGGGATATGGGAAAGACTGGTGTCATGTCCCCCGGGAATGACTGTAACCGGGCAGGAGAGGCCGAATACGGCAGCCTGTCCGGAGGGCATGAAAGCGAGCGGCCGATATACTACCGCTGTCTCACGGGGTATCAGGCGGCTGAATGATGACAGCTTGACAGCCAGGCTGCTCGGTGCGCCGGGGCGCTCGCGGATGTTCCGTGCGCCGGAATGGCACATCCAGTAGCTGTGTTCGTTGCCTGCCTTTTTCACCGCGTACAGGTAGTTCTCGCCGATAAAGTGCCCGGACATCAGGGCGCCGTAGGTTCCGAATCCCGCTGTTTTTTTCAGAAGTTCCGGGCGTTCCATCTCCTCGAAGAGGAGCCGCTTAATAAGGGTGAGGCTCCCCGGAAAGTCGCGAATGGAGCCGGTTTCGAGAAAGAATTCTTCGGCGCTTCCGGCCAGTTCGCAGAACCGGTCTTCAACCGCATCGGGGTATCTCTGCGTGTAAGACAGTGTCAAGCCCTCGCCCGGCGCTTCTACCAGCGTATTGTCGTACCCGACCAGCCCGCCGGACGCTCCCCTGGCCGCCGGTGCGATGACCGCGCAATTTTTCATCTTTTCGGGCAGGGACCTTATGGTGGCATCGAACCAGGCGAACTCCTCCCCGGTGGCGTTATAGGCTAAATTATCCACCTGACGGACCGGTGTGGCTGCGCCCTGCGAATAGACGCTCTCGAGGGTCTCGAAATCGAACACCTCGAGTTTGATATTGGAGGCGCCGTCTACCGGCACGATGATGGTTTTGAGGGGCATGAGCGTGGTTCCTTACATGCATCAGTGGTTCAGACAATCTTTTGATTTTTACTTTTTTACTCTACTCACAAACCGGTAAATACCAGATCCCACCGTATAAACGGCATACTCCCCTTCGTATTTTACGAACGTGACCCCCGGGGCTTTTTCCGCCGGCTGCCCTCCCTCTGTCACAGCGGCGCCTTCATCGGCTGGAACATAAACTGAGGCGGTGGTATTGGCGG comes from the Candidatus Latescibacter sp. genome and includes:
- a CDS encoding M20/M25/M40 family metallo-hydrolase; amino-acid sequence: MTDIKAALRFIDDDELIQVTRDLVAIPSLTHHEGRGMVDFYERWFRDLGIPIRVYPYDAERANFFADYGAVSGKGRFLFNGHQDVKPVEGMTVDPFAGNIVEGRMYGRGTCDMKGGLAAVLCAYKALVRAGIKPRGGISFFSDIEEEWGGAAGYYWARDQGLLGGYEGMISAEGTGLEVQIGNRGCFATCFEFKGRSAHSGIADKGVNAIIHAARFITEFVNLPYLKVSNPIFGNSTCNFEKIEGGLYLAAVPDRCIVCLDSRLIPETPPELVQGQVDVFMERMRREFGMDVSEADEPKGWRDKSGKLKAEFIASDHPLTLLVAEAFRKATGKEAVIGGCPGVAFSMVMIEMGIPSVLCGPGNIAQAHTADEWVELDQIFKAARIYTTLMAGM
- a CDS encoding metallophosphoesterase translates to MSFLIIGLAVLSFVYGYIGLRILVPSPFSTITQVILWAVLATFLLMPPVSLVFRFTGFKPFWSDAFAWAAYIGLGFFSLVFAFLVARDLLLLVTVSADYSFSFIKTLMGNSGASSLFLSPVRRHFLVNVTNLGILGITALLCMYGFYEARRTPRIVQISVPVKDLPSDLEGFRIAQITDLHVGPTVKGGFVQSVVDRVKSLHPDAIAVTGDVVDGSVPEIGKDVAPLGELSAPFGKYFITGNHEYYSGVEPWIEEMKRLGFIVLLNEHRVIKRGDGSILLAGVTDYSAGRIHGNHASSPEAAISGAPPCDVKIILAHQPSSIFASSRAGFDLQITGHTHGGQYFPLKYLVGLHEPYVSGWRLHDKTFIYVSRGAGYWGPPLRIGVPSEITVFTLNRAR
- a CDS encoding alpha-L-rhamnosidase C-terminal domain-containing protein, which encodes MQKAQFTLEITIPANTTASVYVPADEGAAVTEGGQPAEKAPGVTFVKYEGEYAVYTVGSGIYRFVSRVKK
- a CDS encoding uroporphyrinogen decarboxylase family protein — its product is MEHIETMTSRERVQAALLHEIPDRIPIDLGGFQTGIHKRAYEELLEYLGITDTVTILDPVQQLAKPCEEILNRFHVDTRYIGAHAPDSFRGAIEQNYRKGRLWHDLRDEFGVVWSMPDDQQLYMDISHHPLAGATVRDVERYPFPEGGDRSRFTGVREEALRMRATSSKALCTCIGGVVYEICWYMRGLEQWFIDTIENPAFCEAVMDRTLQFWLDFYTGFLARVGDLVDVVMIGDDLAGQSGPLFSPKFYRAIVKPRQKKLVQHIKSLTSAKVWYHTCGSCYEYIPDLLDNGADILNPVQIGLVNMNPANLKKEFGDRLVFWGGGVDSQHVLPFVGPDVVREEVRKNINQFKSGGGYVFNSVHNIQYGIPPENIVALFDAAYEFGFYE
- the groL gene encoding chaperonin GroEL (60 kDa chaperone family; promotes refolding of misfolded polypeptides especially under stressful conditions; forms two stacked rings of heptamers to form a barrel-shaped 14mer; ends can be capped by GroES; misfolded proteins enter the barrel where they are refolded when GroES binds), translated to MAKEIRYDADARSKLKAGVDKMANAVKVTLGPKGRNVLLEKKFGAPTVTKDGVSVAKEIELEDKYENVGAQMLKQVATKTSDVAGDGTTTATVLAQAIFAEGLKNVTAGSNPMELKKGIDRAVAAAVAHLRKISRPVSGKNEIAQVGTISANNDSSIGDLISDAMDKVGKDGVITIEEAKSIETTLEVVEGMQFDRGYISPYFVTNPDTMEAVLEEPLVLIHDKKISGMKDILPILEKISQMGKELLIIAEDIEGEALATLVVNKLRGVLKAVAVKAPGYGDRRKAMLEDIATLTGGKVISEEIGFKLENVTISDMGKAGRVVIDKDNTTIVKGGGKTKEIQGRIAQLRNQVEETTSDYDREKLQERLAKLSGGVAVIKVGATTETEMKEKKARFEDALHATRAAVEEGIVVGGGVALLRSIEAVSKVKASGDEAVGVEIVKKALREPAKQIANNTGIEGSIVVMKILELPENEGFNAATEQYEDLIKAGVIDPTKVVRIALENAASISSMLLTTEAVVSELPEKKAPMPAGGHGHGMDDMY
- the rhaM gene encoding L-rhamnose mutarotase, translating into MKRSAFTMRLKPGYEKEYRRRHDKIWPELFQALNRAGISDYSIFLDEKTLTLFAVQKLSPDNTSAKLSGLPIMRRWWDYMADIMDTNPDHSPVCIPLKEVFHMD
- the groES gene encoding co-chaperone GroES, whose translation is MNIRPLADRVIIAPKEDLENKTSGGIIIPDTAKEKPQEGEIVAVGPGRIDENGKVIAMNVKTGDKVLYSKYGGTELKYEGKNYLIMSETDILAVLE